The window CATGGCGAAATTTGACCAGTGTGCGATGGACTCAATGAAAGAGTTCAAATCATCGTCTGCCGATGGCGGTCTGGTACCGAGTATGGCGCACGGCATGTCGACTACCAGCTATGCTCAGGGCGCTATCTTTGACGTCGTGACCAACTTCTTTAATGACCGCGATGCCGATCCAAAACAGGCGGCGCAGAAGCTGGCCAAGGCTGTGAAAGCCGCTATGTAAGCGCAGCTTCAATCTCCAACCATTACTGTTGAATTGTGCAAGGCAGAGGGCATCTGCGCTCTGTCTTGTCACAAGCTGTTTTCTTACAAGGAAAGTTATGGAGCATGTTTTGAAGCGTCCAACGACTTATTCTGCGCCAAAGCGAAGCTTTGCCGACAGACTGCAGCACTGGCTGCCGAAAATTGTCCTGTCACCTACCATAGTGGTTACTCTGGTGTGTATTTATGGATTTATTTTCTGGACCGCCGCGCTGTCACTCACCAACTCCCGTTTTTTACCCAGTTTTAATTTTGTCGGTTTCACTCAGTACAGCAAACTGATGGACAACGACCGCTGGCTGACCTCAATCACTAATCTGGGAATATTTGGTCTGCTGTTTATGCTGATTGCCATCGTGCTCGGGGTTTTTCTGGCTATCTTTCTTGACCAGAACATCCGTCAGGAAGGGGCGATTCGCACCATTTATCTCTATCCGATGGCGCTCTCTTTTATCGTCACCGGTACCGCCTGGAAATGGATTCTTAACCCTGGGCTCGGGCTTGAAAAACTGATGCATGACTGGGGCTTTACCGGGTTTCAGTTTGACTGGTTGGTGGACTCTGATATGGCGGTCTATACCCTGGTGATCGCGGCAGTATGGCAATCCTCCGGCTTCGTGATGGCCATGTTTCTGGCCGGCTTGCGTGGTATTGATGCCTCGATTATCAAAGCGGCGCAAATTGATGGTGCCAGCCTGCCGGTTATTTATTGGAAAATTGTGCTGCCTTGTCTGCGCCCGGTATTTTTCAGTGCGGTGATCATTACCTCGCACATCGCCATCAAAAGCTTTGATCTGGTGACTGCGATGACGGCCGGTGGCCCTGGCTATTCGTCTGATTTGCCTGCGCTGTTTATGTATGCACACTCCTTTACCCGTGGCCAGATTGGTCTGGGTGCGGCCAGTGCGATGATGATGTTGGGCGGTATTCTAGCCATTCTGGTGCCATACCTCTATTCCGAGCTGAGGGAGAAAAAATCATGAACCGTTCAATGAATTTCGCCCGCCTAGGAATATATGCGTTGCTGCTGGCATTCTGTCTGATGTATCTGATGCCGCTGCTGGTGATGGTGCTGACGTCATTCAAATCCTTGCCGGATATTCGTGCCGGAAACCTGATTTCACTGCCTCAGGAGTGGGTGATTGATGCCTGGCTGAAAGCCTGGGATACCGCTTGTACCGGCGTTAGCTGTGACGGCATCAAAGGTTATTTCTGGAATTCGTTTCAGATGGTGATCCCGGCCGTGCTGATTTCGACCCTGCTGGGCGCATTCAACGGCTACGTAGTGACGAAGTGGCAATTCCGCGGCTCCAACCTGTTTTTCAGCCTGTTACTGTTCGGTTGCTTTATCCCGTTTCAGGTGATTCTGCTGCCGATGGCGGCGGTGCTGGGCAAGCTGGGTCTGGCGAATACCACCGCGGGGCTGGTCATCGTGCATGTGATTTATGGGATGGCTTTTACCACCTTGTTTTTCCGTAATTTCTATATTGCGGTGCCGGATGAACTGGTCAAAGCGGCCAAGCTGGATGGCGCAGGTTTCTTTACCATCTTTTTCCGTATCTTATTGCCGATTTCAACCCCGATCATCATGGTCACCATCATTTGGCAGTTCACCGCTATCTGGAACGATTTCCTGTTTGGTGTGGTGTATTCCGGCTCCGATACACAGCCGATTACCGTTGCTCTGAACAACCTGGTCAACACCAGTACCGGAGTAAAGGAATATAACGTAGATATGGCCGCCGCCATCATCGCAGCTCTTCCGACGCTGCTGGTGTACGTGCTGGCCGGGAAGTATTTTGTACGCGGTCTCACCGCAGGTTCAGTAAAAGGATAATCCGCATGGCAGCATTAGATTTAAAACAGATTCGCAAAACGTATCGCAATGCGGAGCAGGAAACCCTGAAGGGAATTGATATCAGTATCGAGTCCGGTGAGTTTTTGATTCTGGTTGGCCCATCCGGTTGCGGTAAGTCAACTTTGATGAATACCATCGCGGGTCTGGAGAATATTACCTCAGGTGAAATTGTGATTGATGGCGTAGATGTCTCCAATGTTGAACCCAAAGATCGTGACATCGCAATGGTATTTCAATCGTACGCATTGTATCCAAATATGACGGTGCGCGATAATATCGCTTTCGGTCTGAAGATCCGAAAAATAGCCAAAGAGGCGATCGATGCAGAAGTGAATCGAGTCGCCGAAATGCTGCAAATCAGCCATCTTCTGGAGCGTAAACCATCGCAATTATCCGGTGGTCAGCGGCAGAGGGTAGCGATGGGGCGCGCATTGGCACGTCGGCCTAAGTTGTATCTGTTCGATGAGCCATTGTCGAACCTGGATGCGAAACTGCGGGTGGATATGCGTCATCAGATTAAGCGTCTCCACCAGCAGTTAAAGACGACCATTGTTTATGTTACCCACGATCAGATAGAAGCCATGACGCTGGCGGACAGGATTGCGGTCATGAAAGATGGCGAGTTGCAGCAGTTGGGAACGCCGCAGGAGATTTATAATCATCCGAACAACATGTTTGTTGCCGGCTTTATGGGGTCACCCTCAATGAATTTTATTCATACTCAGGTGGATCTGAACAGTGAGCAGCAACCGGTGATTAAAGTGCGTGGCAGTGATGCCAGAGAGCATGAAATCAAGCTGCCAGCGGCTCTGCGCGAGCAAGATGGCCGCTCCATTGTTATCGGCGTACGCCCGGAGCATATTACTGAGCAGCCGGGTAAGGATGAGCAAACATCGACCGGGCTTGAACTGCTGCTTGAAGTACTTGAGCCGACAGGGCCGGATATTATTGCTATGGTTAAAGTGAATGATGAAGAGGTGGCGTGTCGATTGTCACCTGAGTATCAGGTCAAACCTGGACAAACGGCGACTTTGAATTTTGATTTGTCAAAAGCCGTGTTTTTCGACGCAGCGACTGAGCAGCGTATTCATTTTTAACCGGCTGGTGCTGTGATACCAGCCCGCCAGTTTAAGTGCACTCTCCAATCAATGACTCAGGTACTCGGGGGAGACTTGGGTTAATTATGGGGTGTTGCCGGGTCAGGCTTGCGACCCGGACGGAGAGTGCACTTACCTCTTCACTCCCGGATCTATAATCGTTTCCGTTATTCACCCTCATCTTTTGCTTTTCTGATCTTCTTTGGCATAACTCTTTCAAGTGGTTATCATCTTGGCCGTTGTCGGCACGCAGAGTATCCATACGTTTTAGCTGAACCTCAACATACTGAATCGTCGATATCTGCCGGGATAAGGCGATGGGTGGATTCTGACCCAATCGCTATTTTTTCATGGGTCAGATTCCACCCATTTGTAATGACTTTCAGCGGCTTAGTGATTGTTAAAAATCAGGTAACAGAGTGTAACCGTTTGTAAAATAAGTGATGTTAATAAAATGTAGCAAGTTGGCCTACTAATTGCTCCTTAGTGAATAACCAGCACCCATAGATGGGGCTGATAAATGAAACTAAGGAGAATTATAATGTTCAAGCCTCTTACTCTGTTAACTGCCTCTATTCTTGCTGTCACCAGCTTCAACGCTGCCGCAAACTGTGATCCGGGTGAAATCGTGATCAAGTTCAGTCACGTGACCAACACCGATAAACACCCGAAAGGTATCGCTGCTTCACTGCTGGAAAAACGCGTTAACGAAGAGATGAATGGTAAAGCCTGTATGCAGGTGTTCCCTAACTCGACGCTGTACGATGATGACAAAGTTCTGGAAGCGCTGCTGAATGGCGACGTTCAATTGGCCGCACCTTCACTGTCGAAGTTTGAAAAATTCACCAAAAAGTTCCGTTTGTTCGATCTCCCTTTCCTTTTTGATGATGTTGATGCCGTAGACCGTTTCCAGAACTCTGATTCGGGTGAAGCGCTGAAAAATGCGATGAACCGTCGTGGCGTGAAAGGCCTGGAATTCTGGCATAACGGCATGAAACAAATTTCTGCTAACAAACCGCTGCTGGTGCCTGGTGATGCGAAAGGTCTCAAGTTCCGTGTTCAGGCATCTGATGTGCTGGTAGCTCAGTTTGAACAACTGGGCGCTAACCCGCAGAAAATGTCGTTTGCCGAAGTGTATGGCGGCCTGCAAACCAAAGTTATCGATGGTCAGGAAAATACCTGGTCAAACACCTATGGCCAGAAGTACTTCGAAGTACAGGACGGCATTACTGAAACTAACCACGGTATTCTTGATTACCTGGTGGTGACATCAACTAAATGGTGGGATGGTCTGCCAGCAGACGTACGTGATCAGTTTGCCACTATCCTTCAGGAAGTGACTCAAACCCGTAACGCTGAATCTAACCGCGTCGAAGAGCAGAATAAGCAGTACATCGTTGAAGCAGGCGGTGTGGTGCGTGAGCTGACTCCGGAACAGCGTGAGCAGTGGGTTGACGCGCTGAAACCGGTCTGGAAGAAGTTTGAGAAAGATATTGGTTCGGACCTGATTGACGCTGCCCTGGCGTCGAATCAGAAGTAAAGCAAGCGGCCCCGGTAATGCGCCGGGGCCTTTTGCCCGCCATACTCAATTATCAGAGCGATGTATCTTATGCAACAGTCCTTCTTTGCAAAAGTAGGTCAATGGACGGATAAGGCGGAGGAAACCTTGATCGCCTTCTTTCTGGGTGCCATGACTCTGCTTACTTTCGTCAACGTTATTTTACGTTATCTTTTTAACGACAACATTCTATGGGCGCTTGAGCTGACCGTATTCATGTTCGCCTGGATGGTTCTGGTTGGTGCTTCTTACGGAGTGAAGAAACATTTCCATATCGGGGTTGATGTGGTGATCAACCTGGCGCCGGAAGGGGGGCGTAAGCTGCTGGCTCTGTTCTCGGTTGCCTGCTGTCTCGCTTTCTCTATTTTGTTGCTGATTGGCTCCTGGAATTACTGGTATCCGTTTATCAGCGAACGCGCCTGGTATGAAACCGATGACATTCCGATGCCTGAAATGCTGCAGTTCCTGGCTGACTGGTTCAACGAGGGTGAACGCTACGAAAAAATGCCACGTTTCATTCCTTATATGGCCTTGCCATTGGGGATGGCATTGATGACTTTCCGTTTTCTGCAGATTGCCTATCAAATCCTGACCGGAAAACTGGATCGCCTGATTGCCGGTCATGAAGCGGAAGAGGAGCTGGAAGCTCTGAAAGAAGAGCTGAAAGATGCAGGTGATGTGATGGGCACCAAGCCTGACGCGAACGGTAAGGAGAAGTAAGCCATGGCTATTCTTATGCTTTTTATCATGGTGATTGGCTTCATGCTGGTGGGCGTGCCGATTGCTGTGTCACTGGGTTTATCCAGTATTCTGTTTTTGATGTGGCATTCAGAAGCTTCGCTGGCTTCGGTGGCACAGACTCTGTTTAATGCGTTTGAAGGTCACTACACACTGCTGGCAATCCCTTTCTTTATCCTGGCCTCCAGTTTTATGTCTACCGGTGGTGTGGCGAAACGTATCATTCGCTTTGCGATTGCGATGGTCGGCTGGTTCCGCGGTGGTCTGGCGGTTGCTTCTGTTGTGGCGTGTATGATGTTCGCGGCGCTGTCCGGTTCATCACCGGCCACTGTGGTGGCTATTGGTAGTATTGTTATCGCCGGTATGGTCAAAAACGGTTACAGCAAAGAGTTTGCTGCCGGGGTGATTTGTAACGCCGGTACTCTGGGGATTCTGATCCCGCCGTCGATTGTGATGGTGGTCTATTCTGCGGCAACCAACGTGTCTGTGGGACGTATGTTCCTCGGTGGCGTAATTCCGGGTTTGCTGGCGGGACTGATGTTGATCATTGCCATTTATATCACTGCGCGGGTCAAGAATCTGCCCAAGCAACCTTTTGTCGGCTGGAGCGAAGCCTTCGCGGCGGCTAAAGATGCCAGCTGGGGTTTATTGCTGGTGGTGATCATCCTAGGTGGTATTTACGGCGGTATCTTTACCCCGACTGAAGCCGCTGCGGTGGCTGCCGTTTACGCATTCTTGATTGCGAACTTTGTTTACTGCGATATGGGCCCGTTTGCGGATAAAACCAATACTAAACCGGTGCTGGTAAAGGTGTTTCAGGCCCTGGTGCACAAAGACACCAAAGCGACGCTGTATGATGCGGGTAAACTGACCATCATGCTGCTGTTTATCATTGCCAACGCATTGATTCTGAAACATGTGCTGACCGAAGAAACGTGTACCGCAAATGATTACTGAGTCGATGTTGTCGGCCGGTCTCGGACCAATCACCTTCCTGATCGTGGTCAACGTTCTGCTGCTGATTGGCGGCCAGTTCATGGAGCCGTCAGGCCTGCTGATTATTGTCGCGCCGCTGGTGTTCCCGATAGCTATGGCGTTAGGTATTGACCCGATTCACCTCGGTATCATCATGGTGGTGAACATGGAGATCGGTATGATTACCCCTCCGGTTGGTCTCAACCTGTTCGTGACCGCCGGGGTGGCTAAAATGTCGATGATGCGGGTCGTCAAAGCCGCTCTGCCTTGGGTTGCGGTGATGTTCCTGTTCCTGATCATCGTCACTTATGTGCCTTGGGTTTCTACCTGGCTGCCAACCACACTGATGGGGCCGGAGATCCTGACTAAGTAATATAACATCAGATGATTTCGTCGATTACCTTGCCCGGATGGCGTCTGCTACCGGGCATTTTTCTGCGCTCGTAAAAGCGCCATTTCTGGATATGAGTGCGGCGTTCACGATGCAGGCGTTTTTCCGGGTAATAGACGCCGTCATGCAGAACTGTATCGGTAATATAACCCAGAGGTAACTTTTTCATGACGGCGTGCCGGTGGCTGCAGATCCTCAGATCCTGATACGTTAAGTATAACCGCTCACCGGCAGGGTGAAGCAGGCGACTCAGTTTTTAAAGTTATCTTTATCGATACGATATTTCTGCATTTTGTCGTACAGCGTCTTACGCGGAATATTGAGTTGTTCCATGGTGAGCTTAATGCTGCCGTTACTTTCAATCAGCGCCTTTTCGATCGCAACTTTTTCAAATTCGGCCACTTGGTCGGCCAGGCTACCGGAGGTACTGACGACCGGAGCGTCATCCAATTGTGCCAGTTTACCAAGTAGGACAAAGCGCTCAGCAACGTTACGCAGTTCGCGCACGTTACCCGGCCAGTCGTGGTTCATCAAGGTTTGCAGATCCTGGGCATTGAGCGCCGTTGCCGCTTTACCATAACGCGCGGCGGCCACCAGTAAAAAGTGGTGGAACAGGGTAGGAATATCCTCTTTACGCTCGCGCAATGGCGGCAGATCGAGGGTGACGATATTGAGGCGGTAATAGAGATCCTGCCGGAACGAGCCTTCCATCGCCGCTTGTTTCAGATCGACCTTGGTCGCTGCAATGACACGAACATTTAGCGGGATCAATTCGTTGGATCCAACCCGTTCAATCACCCGTTCCTGCAGGACCCGCAGCAAGCGAATTTGTGCCTGCATCGGCATTGATTCGATTTCATCCAGGAACAGAGTGCCGCCCTGGGCGTGTTCAAATTTGCCGATGCGTTTGCTGTCGGCACCGGTGAATGCGCCTTTTTCGTGACCGTATAATTCACTCTCAATCAGATTTTCCGGCACGGCACCGCAGTTGACCGCGACAAAGTTCTGCTCACGGCGTGAGCTCTGCTCATGCAGTGAACGGGCAATCAGCTCCTTACCGGTACCCGTTTCACCAAACAGCAGAATGTCGGCATCGGTGTCGGCGACGTGGGCGATGGTATCCCGCAAAGACTGAATACTGTCGGTATCGCCGATAATGCGTGGACCCAGGGTCTGGCTCGCTTTCAGGCTGCGTTTAAGCTGCTGGTTTTCTAAGGTCAGTTTGCGTTTATCTATGGCCCGGTTGACGGTTTCAATCAGCCTTTCAGGAGAAAACGGTTTTTCAATAAAATCGTAGGCACCGTCGTGCATGGCCTGAACGGCCATTGATATATCACCGTGACCGGTAATCAGGATCACCGGTACATCCGGATCCTGATGATGAATCGAGGTCAGTAAGTTCTGTCCGCTCAGTCCCGGCAGGCAGATATCGGTGACCACAACCAGGGGCATGCCGCCTTGTTTTGTTGCCAGTAGTGCTTCTTCCGCGCTGGCAAAATAGCGCGCTTCAATATCCGCCAGTTCAAAGCTCTGTTCGATAGCGATACGAATATCGGTTTCGTCATCGATGAAAAATACGTCACACATCCTGACTTCCTTGGGTAGTTACTTGTGGTGTTGAATTAGCAGAGGCTGCCAGGCTTGGCTGACGGTTTGCTGAGAGCGGAAGACGAATCGTAAACCGCGCACCCCCGAGCGGCGCGGTGGTGACATCAAGTTCGCCGTCCATACTCTGGACAATCTGTTGTGAGATAGACAGCCCGAGTCCGAGACCATTCTGCTTGGTGGTGAAAAAGGGCTCAAACAGCTTCGCCCGTTTGTCTGCACTGATTCCCGGGCCATTGTCGTCAACATGGATATAGGCCCGCTGATTATCCAGGGTTAAGGTGAGATGAACCTGTCGTTGCGGCTGATCTGCCAGAGCCTGCATCGCATTGGTGAGTAAATTAATCAGCACCTGCTCGAGTTGTATCGGGTTAATACTGACCCAGACCGGTTGCTGCGGCGTGCTGACCTCAAATTTAACGCCGTGCGATTTAAATTGGGCCTGCATCAGCTCTTTGGCGTAAACCACAATCGGTTGCAATTGAGCGTCAGCCCGTTCTTCACTGCTGCTTTTACGGGCGAACGATTTAAGTTGTTCGCTGATCTTGGCCATGCGTTCGGTCAGGGCGGAAATACGGGTCAAGTTGTCATCGGTACGTTCCGGTTTGCCGTTGGCGAGAAAGCGGCGTCCGTTGTCGGCAAAACTGCGAATCGCCGCCAGCGGGTTATTTAGTTCATGACTGATGCTGGCCGACATCTGGCCGAGGACGGCCAGTTTCGCTGCCTGGATCAGTTCATTCTGAGTCTGACGCAGGGCGTCTTCGGTCTTAATCCGCTCCCGGATTTCGGCATGCAGTTCAGCGGTCCGTTTCCATGACCTGGAACTCAAGCTTCTGCTTTGCTTCAAGCTGCAACTGATCAATCTGGCGCTGACGCTGTTTACGGTGCTGATTAAGCAACAGCGCCAGATAAACAATCACAAACAGCATGGTCAAAATAATGATCAGTCCGAATACGTCCCAGAACACTTCAATCTTGGGCGACAGGACATGAATGGTCAGTTGAGGTGAGGTCAGGCGCCGGCTGGATACAATAAAGTCGCCTTTCATCCAGCCCTGACTGGGGTTTTTCCATTCACTCTGCGCGGCAGAAAAATCGCCTTGCAGGCCGAGAGAAGTGATGGGCTGATTGAGATACTGACGGCTGG is drawn from Vibrio sp. CDRSL-10 TSBA and contains these coding sequences:
- a CDS encoding sugar ABC transporter permease; the encoded protein is MEHVLKRPTTYSAPKRSFADRLQHWLPKIVLSPTIVVTLVCIYGFIFWTAALSLTNSRFLPSFNFVGFTQYSKLMDNDRWLTSITNLGIFGLLFMLIAIVLGVFLAIFLDQNIRQEGAIRTIYLYPMALSFIVTGTAWKWILNPGLGLEKLMHDWGFTGFQFDWLVDSDMAVYTLVIAAVWQSSGFVMAMFLAGLRGIDASIIKAAQIDGASLPVIYWKIVLPCLRPVFFSAVIITSHIAIKSFDLVTAMTAGGPGYSSDLPALFMYAHSFTRGQIGLGAASAMMMLGGILAILVPYLYSELREKKS
- a CDS encoding carbohydrate ABC transporter permease, yielding MNRSMNFARLGIYALLLAFCLMYLMPLLVMVLTSFKSLPDIRAGNLISLPQEWVIDAWLKAWDTACTGVSCDGIKGYFWNSFQMVIPAVLISTLLGAFNGYVVTKWQFRGSNLFFSLLLFGCFIPFQVILLPMAAVLGKLGLANTTAGLVIVHVIYGMAFTTLFFRNFYIAVPDELVKAAKLDGAGFFTIFFRILLPISTPIIMVTIIWQFTAIWNDFLFGVVYSGSDTQPITVALNNLVNTSTGVKEYNVDMAAAIIAALPTLLVYVLAGKYFVRGLTAGSVKG
- the ugpC gene encoding sn-glycerol-3-phosphate ABC transporter ATP-binding protein UgpC, which translates into the protein MAALDLKQIRKTYRNAEQETLKGIDISIESGEFLILVGPSGCGKSTLMNTIAGLENITSGEIVIDGVDVSNVEPKDRDIAMVFQSYALYPNMTVRDNIAFGLKIRKIAKEAIDAEVNRVAEMLQISHLLERKPSQLSGGQRQRVAMGRALARRPKLYLFDEPLSNLDAKLRVDMRHQIKRLHQQLKTTIVYVTHDQIEAMTLADRIAVMKDGELQQLGTPQEIYNHPNNMFVAGFMGSPSMNFIHTQVDLNSEQQPVIKVRGSDAREHEIKLPAALREQDGRSIVIGVRPEHITEQPGKDEQTSTGLELLLEVLEPTGPDIIAMVKVNDEEVACRLSPEYQVKPGQTATLNFDLSKAVFFDAATEQRIHF
- a CDS encoding DctP family TRAP transporter solute-binding subunit; translated protein: MFKPLTLLTASILAVTSFNAAANCDPGEIVIKFSHVTNTDKHPKGIAASLLEKRVNEEMNGKACMQVFPNSTLYDDDKVLEALLNGDVQLAAPSLSKFEKFTKKFRLFDLPFLFDDVDAVDRFQNSDSGEALKNAMNRRGVKGLEFWHNGMKQISANKPLLVPGDAKGLKFRVQASDVLVAQFEQLGANPQKMSFAEVYGGLQTKVIDGQENTWSNTYGQKYFEVQDGITETNHGILDYLVVTSTKWWDGLPADVRDQFATILQEVTQTRNAESNRVEEQNKQYIVEAGGVVRELTPEQREQWVDALKPVWKKFEKDIGSDLIDAALASNQK
- a CDS encoding TRAP transporter small permease; its protein translation is MQQSFFAKVGQWTDKAEETLIAFFLGAMTLLTFVNVILRYLFNDNILWALELTVFMFAWMVLVGASYGVKKHFHIGVDVVINLAPEGGRKLLALFSVACCLAFSILLLIGSWNYWYPFISERAWYETDDIPMPEMLQFLADWFNEGERYEKMPRFIPYMALPLGMALMTFRFLQIAYQILTGKLDRLIAGHEAEEELEALKEELKDAGDVMGTKPDANGKEK
- a CDS encoding sigma-54 dependent transcriptional regulator produces the protein MCDVFFIDDETDIRIAIEQSFELADIEARYFASAEEALLATKQGGMPLVVVTDICLPGLSGQNLLTSIHHQDPDVPVILITGHGDISMAVQAMHDGAYDFIEKPFSPERLIETVNRAIDKRKLTLENQQLKRSLKASQTLGPRIIGDTDSIQSLRDTIAHVADTDADILLFGETGTGKELIARSLHEQSSRREQNFVAVNCGAVPENLIESELYGHEKGAFTGADSKRIGKFEHAQGGTLFLDEIESMPMQAQIRLLRVLQERVIERVGSNELIPLNVRVIAATKVDLKQAAMEGSFRQDLYYRLNIVTLDLPPLRERKEDIPTLFHHFLLVAAARYGKAATALNAQDLQTLMNHDWPGNVRELRNVAERFVLLGKLAQLDDAPVVSTSGSLADQVAEFEKVAIEKALIESNGSIKLTMEQLNIPRKTLYDKMQKYRIDKDNFKN